A single region of the Ziziphus jujuba cultivar Dongzao chromosome 10, ASM3175591v1 genome encodes:
- the LOC107411066 gene encoding probable histone H2B.1, with translation MAPKGEKKPAEKKPAEEKKSAVAEKAPAEKKPKAGKKLPKEGGAAAGDKKKKRTKKSTETYKIYIFKVLKQVHPDIGISSKAMGIMNSFINDIFEKLAQEASRLARYNKKPTITSREIQTAVRLVLPGELAKHAVSEGTKAVTKFTSS, from the coding sequence ATGGCACCCAAGGGTGAGAAAAAGCCCGCCGAGAAGAAGCCGGCGGAGGAGAAGAAGTCGGCCGTGGCCGAGAAAGCTCCGGCCGAAAAGAAACCCAAAGCCGGCAAGAAGCTCCCGAAGGAAGGAGGAGCCGCTGCCGgggacaagaagaagaagaggaccaAGAAGAGCACGGAGACCTACAAGATCTACATCTTCAAGGTCCTGAAGCAGGTTCACCCTGATATTGGGATCTCGAGCAAGGCCATGGGAATCATGAACAGCTTCATCAACGACATCTTCGAGAAGCTCGCTCAGGAGGCTTCCAGGCTCGCTAGGTATAACAAGAAGCCCACCATCACTTCTCGGGAGATCCAGACCGCTGTGAGGCTTGTACTTCCCGGAGAACTTGCTAAGCACGCGGTTTCCGAAGGGACTAAGGCGGTGACTAAGTTTACCAGCTCTTGA